The DNA region tagtccattatataagaagaatattagtaaattttttcagatttttggaaaattatttgaggcactaacaatcgttagaagttataaaagtaatatttttttggagaattttagtttaaattctacacatgttttttgggtgaatccaattaaaataggttgcacatgtattatgaaacacgtaaaaaaaattctagattttTTAAGTAACAGAAGACTACTTTTTTATACAGAGAAGACTACTTTTTCACCGGCAATAACCGCCAGCTGAGAGGCGGTAAGCTACGGTGGCATCTGACAGATTGCTTGCTGCCCTCTCACCGAGCGGTAGGagtctatttttaattttttttaaaatacatttatttaattatttatgttaaaaaaatataaaaataaaaaaactcgatcGATATGTTCCAATTCCTCTAAAACAATCAATATTTTCCACTAAAGAAGTagattgatatttttttttcacttgcgTTTAAAAAACTGACAACTTAGGAAAACACATCATCCCTTGTGAGTGCatgtaaattttcaaaaaatcgTGCCGGAGCCAAGGCCAGTTTGTTTCCAAGCCCGTCTCGTCTCGCTTTGCCTTGCTAGGGCCGGAGATAAAGGACTCATTTGGAACAAAAGAATTTTGAAATAAAAGTGGAGGAATTCAATACAAAAAAATTAATACGTATGGTGTTTGGACTGCAGAACTGACTCAAAGAAATTTTGGAGGGTAGGAATATTTCCTTCATATTTTGGATGAATTCTCGCATGAGGTTAACCTCTTCATGGTCACACCCCTTCTTGTGAAATACTCAATTGTTGCTTATATTTGAAGCTACACACATACTTTGTGTCTTGCTTCTTTTCAACCTCCGATGTTGCTCCTTACCTAGGGCTAGGACATGCCAAGAGATGAACTGGCTGATATTAGTAGGTACGACGCTCAATTATCACAGAGCTCGTCATAGATGGGAGAGAGGGAAAGAACCGTAGAGCATGGTCAATTCTTTTTCCTTCCTCATCTAGTAGGGGTCGGTCCAAAAAACCCTCCTATAGATCAACTTAAAGTAGTTTTTTCCATATGACAACCTAAAGTAGCTCAACTACGACTCCGTCCACAAAGAGTCAGGGCCCATGCCGCTAGAAAGGTATTCTTTTCTTCTGGGTTTTTTATATGTTGCTAATCTTCAATATGATTTCATTGTAGTTcttgttttatgatttttgtgCCTTTTTATGTATttaacattttgaaatgtttaatttaaaattttgcaaaatctAATTCAATACTTCAGTTATACTATATTAACATTTTCACATCAAGTGTGTTCATTGATTTATGACGTTTGTGCCTTTTTTAATGCATTTAACATTTTAAATGAATTGATTCAATATTTTGCAAAACTCTAGTACCCGAGTAAAAAATTGATGGGATTAACACGTGACTCAACCGTGTTGTGCTGTGCCGAGCCGAGCCACTATCCTTATCGCCGCGGTAAGGTTTCAGGTATAGCGATGTGGAGTTCCTTCCAAAGCGTGTGATTTTTGCGGGTTTTTTCACCCGCGGTACGGGTGCGCCAGCATATTAACCGTACAAGATAAAATCCACATCCACCACCAACCATGCCAGTTGTCACTTTCTCCCCGACGCGCATCCCATTCTATGCTCCCTCCCAATAAATAACGCTCTGCTCCGCTTGTCGCTAGCTGGATATAGATTCTATAAAAAGATCATCATAAAATTTTATTCACATTATTTATTTCGTAATTTAATAgttaaaataaagagaaaaatgaTATGTCATCACAAGGGAGCATCATCTAGAATTTGGTTCCTCGCTAGCTAGCTTAGCTTCGCGCTTTCCGCCTCGCCTCGTCCCTCGCGGTCGCTTGTAGTTGTCTCCGCCTCGCCCCGCGCGCTCGCTTCATCGCTTGTAGTTGTCTCCGCCTCGGctcgacgtctccgaggaggagcagcaagcCACCCACCATCAGCAGCCTCCCGCGCGGTTGGTTCTCGACTTCCCATGCAGTTGCCGCCGGGGGCGCGGCGGCATTCGCGATCGCAGGGACGATGGGCCTCGTGGGCGGCGtcctcggcttcggcctcggcctcgccatcggcctcgccgccgcctacCTCGTCTACCTCCGCTTCTTCGCCGCTCACCATCTCCAGGTGACCATAGCTCTTCTCCTCGCTCGCCCCCTCCTTCGATCTCTCCCGCGCAACGCGGTGATTAGTTGGAGTTTCCGCGATTCTGTTCTGTTGCTGGATTGGTTCGAATTGATCGTGTCGTGAGAATCGATTATTCGTATTAATTAGTTCGATGCACTTCCGTGCGTAGAATGCGTGCACGTATCAGCTCGAACGATTCGATCCTAAGCACCAAATCAGGCATGCACTCTGCACTCATCAGCACGATGGCTTCCCCCGATCGAGGCTGCGCGTGCAGGCCaccgaacccccccccccccccccaaccccaCAGATGGTTGGAGAAGATTTTATCTGATTGGGATGTCTGGTTCCTATTGGTCAGCTAGCTTCGCCTCTGGAGGAAAAATACTCCCTCGAAATAGCAGGTgttatttatagctacaaaacctatataatataaaattattttgaattgtgaacctagttgtataatttttacacattagatatttttataatttgattcaATGTTAatcaaagtttgactttttcaaaataaaatacgcATATTGTTTCTGAACTGAGCGAGTAGCGACCAAAAATACATAGTGATGACTTGTTGGCTTATTCTTCGTGCAATGTGACGTGGGGAAGATTGTGCGTTCGGTCCTCGCTCGGAAGTCCATACCTGATTGCCGCACCTCCTGCATTTTTCAGTTCTGGCTAGCCACGCCTCTTTAGTCCTTGGTTGTCCACTAGGTTCCTTTCAGAAATAGTTGGCCAGCAGAAAGTACTTTTCCAGCTTTTGAATGGCCTGTCCGATCGCTTGCGTATCCGATTCCGGTTTGCCTTACATGATTATATGCTTGCCCATTAAGTATTGGCAAGAGTGGATTGTATAGGCTCTAGGAAATTGTTGCACTGGAGGTTTCGGGAAATCATGCTGGGGAGTTGCGGTGGAGAGCAACGATGACGGGTTCACCTGGAATTACGTGTGGGACAAAGTGGATACCACTGATTACAGAGAGAATATGCCAAGTCCGTGACAATAAGATATCTCTGTGTGGTGAAATGGGATTAGTGCAGACggatactgagtatcacctgATGCTTAGCAACATATTTAATTAGCCGAGTACGGAACCAACTCGAAGGATACTTTTCTTTTGCAGTTGTCTAATGTGCTTAGAATCATTTTTCTTGGAAGGGCACGTGGTTTGCTCACGCTAAGTTACAGGTGGTCTAGCCAGTTAGCATAGGAATGAAAAGGACATGATTGAATATGGTGGGAACAAAGTCCAACTTGGAAATTTACAAAACGTATCTAGGGTACTTTGCTGAACCTTTTTCTGTTCAGACTAAAATGACATTTAGGTACCTTAGTTCATAAAGAATCAAATCCACAATGTTAAATAAAGAAAAGTCATAACTCATGGCCATCACTTTTACTGTGATATTATGTAACCAAACGTCATAAAATCAATAACCACTATTTCACCTTGCCACCAGCGGAGCAGTATGACCACTTGCCTCTACAGAGTCCACATAAATGTGGTCCGAAAAGAGTACATATAACTCTACCCGCTTTAGCTCCACCACTGTGATATTAGGCCAGGTCTAACATATATTAaccttttttaagaaaaatgtaCAGaacttcatttgattttgttgtCACTTTTTCCTCTCACATAATTGATGCTACCCTTGTACCCATGGATTACCACTAACAATATGTCCTGATCCTTCAAGGCATATGAGTTCTTTAGAAGATTACTTTGGTGTAGTTCTAACTTGTGGTAGCTGAGAACATGCAAATATGGGTTCGAGTGTTGATTTCAGTGGCATTTTTTTGTCTTAtgttttttaaaattgatttcgaATAAAAAAAAGCGTCCATATTTTATCAGAAATCTCGGTCCCATCTGTTTTCTTTCCCTTCACAATTTTTTCCCTGGTTATAACAGCCAATAATATGAtgaatctgtaaattttcatcAAGGTTGACATTTATGGTAGTTACTGATCTCTGTCAATAATATTGTATTGTGATCTGGTTGTTCATGATTGGCTTTGCAGGATCCTGTCATTAGACCTCTACGAGATTTAGATTCTGAAGCCTTGCAGAGAATAATACCAGACATCCCGTTATGGGTCAAGAGCCCAGACTATGAGCGGGTGGGTACTTGTTAAAGTACTTTTCCAATTATTTATTCTTTGTTTCTTCAGGATAATGTTCATCATATATCAGTCTCTGTTTGTTGCCAACAGTGCAACAAGAGCGAGTTTATGTAGATGTAAGTCAAGTGCATTTTAGTTGAAAAGATGTGCAATATAACCTTGAGGAACATCTCTGTAGGAACGTTGTGAAGTGtatggaagaaatgaaccttgTTCCAGGTTTTACTCAAAATCAACTTAcagttttttttatgttttaaacTGATATAATTTGATATATAGAAGAATAATTTCATGGAAATTCATCAAATATATTACTATTAAGTTTCTCCATTAAAACAACCCAATTCAGCAATCGTGGGTTCACCTTCAAATATCAGCAGTGATGTGGCAAATATTTTGTCCATATTTTTTTGGGGAGACACCAGTTTTAAAACAAGTATTCCGCCTAACAAGGATAGATGTGAGCTATCAACCGCCCAATTTGAGGGAGATTTAGAAAATGATACCCTATTGTCAATGAGCATTTTCTTCATCAGAGTGTATAGTAGGATCTCATTACTCATTCCTGTTAGCTTATGTATCACGTAAAAAAATCCTATATATTTGCCGAAGTTCTTGAGGTGactagatttttttatatataatggAATGGTTTAAAACATCCCGGCCTCTGCATCAGGAGATGCAGACAACCATTGGTGACTAGATGAGAACATGGGTTTATTTATGTTCGATTAGCCTGAATTTTTTTCACACATTCGAAATATTATTCTACAGatgttcaaaaaaaattatgggaAACTGATGTTGCAATGCTCATACACAATAGTTAGTTTATGGAAGGGATAATTCATAGCATTTTATTGTTTTGCAGGTTGACTGGATGAACAAGTTTATTTTTGACATGTGGCCTTTCCTGGATAAGGTCTTTTCAACTTTCATATTTGGTACTAGTTTTAGTGTGTTATTCACGACTACATTATCTGTGTGCGGTATAATTTTAGTTGGAAGCATGATTAGCCAAAATAACTTTCTTTTGCTTCTTTAAACACAGGCAATATGCAACAATATAAAACGTGCAACGAGGCAAATATTTGATCAATATGCTGGACAATATGGTATAGAATCAATTGAATTTGCGCAGTTAACTCTTGGGGCTCTTCCACCTACATTTCAAGGTCTGTAATTTCTCTTAGAGAGCTTACTGTTGTGGTGCAATTTGTTCAGTAACACAGCAATGCTGTCTGAAATGATGATTATCATTACTACATAAAAGAACAAGTTTTTTCCACTCTCGTACAACTAAAATCTGTAATATGAACAAATCAAATCGATACTACAGTTTGAATCTAGTCGACCTACTCATCATTCCCTCAAACCAATCTTGTTTAAATGATGAGATTAGCCTTAAAAATTCTAGCTTAGTGCACTGCTAGTATTTCTTGAGAAGTCTTTGAAGTTTGAAGGGAATGATTGGTGGGAAATTTAATGTGTGAAACTCAACTAGTCCTAGAATTTAAAGCTGGGGTATTCATTCCGTGATGCATCATAGTTCAACTGTGGTTTAAAAGGATGTTTGTTTACTTGGTTTCCAACTTGTAGTCTTAAAGGCTTTAATCTGAATATATCTTCCCCATATTTATCCTTGTTTATAACAGGAGTTAAAGTTTACGAAATGCAAGAAAAAGAATTGGTAATTGAGCCTGTGATTCGGTGGGCTAGCACAGCAAATGTAATCGTGAAAGCGAAGGTGCATTATTTTGAAGTGTCTGCTCAGGTTAGCTTTGTTCCTGGCTGGCTGCATTATACAGACAAGACTTAGTAGTCAACTGACGTGATCATGTTGCTACTTTCAGCTTGTAGATTTGCATATAATGATAACACCACGTGTGACTCTGAAGCCGCTTGTGCCAAGCTTTCCCTGCTTTGCTAACTTGTGTGTTTCACTAATGGAGAAGGTATAAATATGTTCCTTTGGTGTGCACTTAATTTCATTGGACAATACTAACTCAAGTTTTGTGGATATAGCCACATATCGACTTCGGATTTAAATTATTGGGGGGTGATGTCATGGCAATACCAGGCTTGTATCGTTTTGTTCAGGTAACTGATCATCTGCCTTGGATCAAAATCTTCCAATGGTCTTACTAGCTATTTGTTTTCTTCCTTTCTCACAGGATCAAATATCAAAGCAAATCTCAATTCTGTATCACTGGCCAAAGGTTATACAGATTCCTATCTTAGATGGAGCAAGGTGAAATTCCTCAGTAATGACATAGAGACAACTATTGCTTGTAGCTTAAGTTTTTATGCGTCACAATTTTTAACTTCACAATCAAGTTGCGTAGAGCCATCCTGGCTGcaacacaatatatatttttctaattaTCTTCAGTTACGTACATATAATGCCATCATATTCCACACAACATTTTCTTAAAACAGAAATTTCACATATGATTTGCTGATAAGAATCTCTCGGAGGAGGGAAGTTTATCATCAAAACTGTTAACAGTAGCAATCTTTGGGGCCCTGATTATAAATAGACGGTTATGTTGAGGAAAGAATTGGTggggaaaaatatatttttctatattgTTGAATGAAAGAACATTATATTGCTAGCTATACGGCTTCATACAGCTGAAACAAGTCTTAGTTTTTGTTACAAACATTCTCcagtttattattattttgaataAATTCTCCAATTCAATTTGGACGTAATCATTCATTATTCTTATGGACCATATTGCAGTGGTGCTACAAAGAAGCCAGTTGGAATATTGCACGTAAAGGTAATTAGGGCCATGAATCTTCTCAAGATGGACTTGCTTGGAAAATCTGATCCCTATGTCAAGATGCGCCTGAGTGGTGAGAGACTGTCCTCAAAGAAAACATCTGTTAAGATGAGCAACCTGAATCCTGAATGGAATGAGCACTTTAGGTTCATAGTCAAAGATCCTGAGACACAAGTCCTTGAGCTCCACATGTTTGATTGGGAAAAGGTTTAGCTTGCTGTATGCAACTTATCGTCCTTCTTTTCTACTGTCCGATATCCTCATAATCCTCATTTTGATGAAAATCCTATGCTTTTCCTGATTTACATTGGCAGGAGACACCAATTAATCACCATTTCCCTGTTTCTGATTCTGCAGGTTAAAATGCATGACAAATTGGGTTTGCAAGTAATTCCCCTCCGCTTGCTTACTCCTTACGAGAGCAAGTTATTCACACTCGACCTTCTTAAAAGCATGAACTCAAATGATCCACATAACAAGAAGAACAGAGGGAAGCTCATTGTTGAGTTGACATTTGATCCCTTTAGAGAAGACAATAGCAGGACCAGTTTGACTTCAGATGGTGAAGGCAATGCCAGTGTAAGAAGGGACATATCCTCCAATGGCGGGGTGTTGGTGGTTTCCGTAGAAAATGCAGAAGATGTCGAAGGGAAGCGTCACACCAATCCATATGCTGAGGTTCTTTTTAGGGGAGAACGGAAGAAAACAAAGGTTACTTTTCTGTTTCTTTTGCTTATATGACGATGTTTATTTTACTTTCGAATTAGCACTTCAGCAGTATCAAACATTAGTGCTACGTGATAACACTGTAGGAACCTAAAATTCTGCAACTTCAGAAAGGCTGAAACTTATTGGTGCAGTCCAACAACCAAAATCCGTACTGCACCAACAACCAATTCATGGCGGTAACTGGTACATACCTTACTTTTTCAGGTGATCAGGAAAACAAGAGATCCAAGATGGAGTGAAGAGTTCCAGTTCATGCTAGACGAGCCTCCTGTGGATGATAAGATCCGTATCGAAGTCCAAAGCAAACGCCGCGGCCTCCGCTTCCGCGATAAGGTCAGTCATGTTCGTTAACTTTTgctaaaatagttttttttttttaaacgaactGCGAGAGCTGTCtgttatattaataagaagagTTGATGCACAAAGGCATATAAGAAAAAGAAGTTCCTCCAGGGGCGCTTTGCAGAAACAAAAGCCTATTCTCCTCGTATCAGGCGGCCTAAGTGCCG from Phragmites australis chromosome 8, lpPhrAust1.1, whole genome shotgun sequence includes:
- the LOC133927257 gene encoding synaptotagmin-3-like isoform X2, which produces MQEKELVIEPVIRWASTANVIVKAKVHYFEVSAQLVDLHIMITPRVTLKPLVPSFPCFANLCVSLMEKPHIDFGFKLLGGDVMAIPGLYRFVQDQISKQISILYHWPKVIQIPILDGASGATKKPVGILHVKVIRAMNLLKMDLLGKSDPYVKMRLSGERLSSKKTSVKMSNLNPEWNEHFRFIVKDPETQVLELHMFDWEKVKMHDKLGLQVIPLRLLTPYESKLFTLDLLKSMNSNDPHNKKNRGKLIVELTFDPFREDNSRTSLTSDGEGNASVRRDISSNGGVLVVSVENAEDVEGKRHTNPYAEVLFRGERKKTKVIRKTRDPRWSEEFQFMLDEPPVDDKIRIEVQSKRRGLRFRDKESLGHVDINLADVVNNGRINEKYHLINSRNGALHVEIKWNTV
- the LOC133927257 gene encoding synaptotagmin-3-like isoform X1; the protein is MGLVGGVLGFGLGLAIGLAAAYLVYLRFFAAHHLQDPVIRPLRDLDSEALQRIIPDIPLWVKSPDYERVDWMNKFIFDMWPFLDKAICNNIKRATRQIFDQYAGQYGIESIEFAQLTLGALPPTFQGVKVYEMQEKELVIEPVIRWASTANVIVKAKVHYFEVSAQLVDLHIMITPRVTLKPLVPSFPCFANLCVSLMEKPHIDFGFKLLGGDVMAIPGLYRFVQDQISKQISILYHWPKVIQIPILDGASGATKKPVGILHVKVIRAMNLLKMDLLGKSDPYVKMRLSGERLSSKKTSVKMSNLNPEWNEHFRFIVKDPETQVLELHMFDWEKVKMHDKLGLQVIPLRLLTPYESKLFTLDLLKSMNSNDPHNKKNRGKLIVELTFDPFREDNSRTSLTSDGEGNASVRRDISSNGGVLVVSVENAEDVEGKRHTNPYAEVLFRGERKKTKVIRKTRDPRWSEEFQFMLDEPPVDDKIRIEVQSKRRGLRFRDKESLGHVDINLADVVNNGRINEKYHLINSRNGALHVEIKWNTV